The following are from one region of the Haloactinomyces albus genome:
- a CDS encoding SdpI family protein — MHEQVPWAGVIIVAVTMVGGALLVHQVVRRASDGRLRRNDFAGIRTPSTMANESAWIAGHRAARRATDLGAGGMGLTGVIVLGLRDPWPFLITTLSGAMWVLFWVFVSARQAGKAARSASDIT, encoded by the coding sequence ATGCACGAGCAGGTGCCCTGGGCGGGTGTGATCATCGTGGCGGTAACGATGGTCGGCGGTGCACTGCTCGTACACCAGGTGGTTCGGCGCGCTTCGGACGGTCGCCTCCGCCGTAATGACTTCGCCGGTATCCGAACTCCGTCCACGATGGCGAACGAGTCGGCCTGGATCGCCGGCCACCGGGCGGCACGCCGGGCGACCGATCTCGGGGCTGGAGGCATGGGCCTTACCGGTGTGATCGTTCTTGGACTGCGAGACCCGTGGCCCTTCCTGATCACGACACTGTCGGGGGCTATGTGGGTGCTCTTCTGGGTGTTCGTCAGCGCACGCCAGGCCGGCAAGGCAGCCCGGTCGGCCTCCGACATCACGTAG
- the meaB gene encoding methylmalonyl Co-A mutase-associated GTPase MeaB: MPRIIDVHDYAKGVLAGSRTKLAQAITLVESSRSDHRARAQELLVELLPHSGHAHRVGITGVPGVGKSTFIESLGTMLTAAGHRVAVLAVDPSSSRSGGSILGDKTRMPTLATDPSAFVRPSPTAGTLGGVARATRETIVLMEAAGFDVVLVETVGVGQSEITVAGMVDCFLMLTLARTGDQLQGIKKGVLELADLVAVNKADGPHEADARKAARELRGALRLLTPAGASWRPPVLTCSGLNGTGLDTLWEHIEQHRATLTETGELAEKRSRQQVDWTWSLVRDQLMSELTGHSGVQSVLGEVEQQVRDGELTASLAAQRILGAFRGA; this comes from the coding sequence ATGCCGCGCATCATCGACGTCCACGACTACGCCAAGGGCGTACTGGCCGGTTCCCGCACCAAACTCGCCCAGGCGATCACGCTGGTCGAGTCCAGCCGCTCCGATCACCGCGCGCGGGCCCAGGAACTCCTCGTCGAGTTGTTGCCGCATTCCGGGCACGCCCACCGCGTCGGAATCACCGGCGTGCCCGGAGTCGGCAAGTCGACCTTCATCGAATCACTGGGCACGATGCTCACCGCCGCCGGGCATCGGGTGGCGGTGCTGGCCGTCGACCCCTCCTCCAGCCGCAGCGGCGGCAGCATCCTCGGGGACAAGACTCGGATGCCCACGTTGGCCACCGACCCGTCGGCTTTCGTGCGCCCTTCCCCCACGGCAGGAACACTCGGTGGGGTCGCCCGCGCCACCCGCGAGACCATCGTGCTGATGGAGGCGGCCGGATTCGACGTGGTGCTCGTGGAAACCGTCGGAGTGGGGCAGTCCGAGATCACCGTGGCGGGCATGGTCGACTGCTTTTTGATGCTGACCCTCGCCCGCACCGGGGACCAACTGCAGGGCATCAAGAAGGGGGTGCTGGAGCTGGCGGATCTGGTCGCGGTGAACAAGGCCGACGGTCCCCACGAGGCCGACGCTCGCAAAGCCGCCCGTGAGTTGCGTGGAGCACTGCGGCTGCTCACCCCCGCCGGGGCTTCGTGGAGGCCACCCGTGCTGACCTGTAGCGGACTGAACGGCACCGGCCTCGACACGCTGTGGGAGCACATCGAGCAGCACCGCGCCACGCTGACCGAAACCGGCGAGCTCGCCGAGAAGCGCAGCCGTCAGCAGGTCGACTGGACCTGGTCACTGGTGCGCGATCAGCTCATGTCCGAACTGACCGGGCACTCGGGCGTCCAGAGCGTCCTCGGCGAGGTGGAACAACAGGTGCGCGACGGCGAGCTCACCGCGAGCCTGGCCGCGCAACGTATCCTCGGCGCCTTCCGCGGAGCTTGA
- a CDS encoding methylmalonyl-CoA mutase family protein — MTASQHSASSSGRSELALMEGFEVPTHEQWQQQVEKVLRKSGLLAEGTPTPAAPETLLAATTHDGITVQPLYTAGHDSPEAGYPGSAPFVRGSRPDGRVTEGWDIRQRHTDPDATVTNREILADLSGGAASVWLRLGPSGVAVNDLADALHGVHLDMAGVVLEAGERFGEAAETLLKLAAENGVQPSSLRGNLGADPISVHARTGQAPDNAPAIDLARRCAESYTGVHAITVDGLPYHDAGGSDTEELGCTMAAGVTYLRLLTAPAPAGAGLDIDTAAGLLEFRYAATVDQFLTIAKLRAARRMWERVLRACGASEHARAQAQHAVTSSAMLTQRDPWVNMLRTTIAAFAAGAGGAQAVTVQPFDAAIGLPDGFSRRMARNTQSLLLEESHLAQVIDPAGGSYYVEQLTDDLARTGWEWFQRIEAAGGMSAALDSGLVADKLAATWSQRQESIADRSDPITGVSEFPDLDETPLRREPAPESGDEPTARTALPRHRYAEDYERLRDAADRHLADSGRRPRVFLATLGSLAAYNARASFARNLFAAGGIETPEAGVTESTRDLVDAFTEAETSLVCLCSSDKVYAERAEAAAETLKQAGASVVLLAGAPQDPPPAGVDGFVHKGGNALEILADIHHRWGSANGAKQ; from the coding sequence ATGACGGCGTCCCAGCACTCAGCGTCGAGCAGTGGCCGATCCGAACTCGCCCTCATGGAGGGGTTCGAGGTGCCGACTCACGAGCAGTGGCAGCAGCAGGTGGAGAAGGTCCTACGCAAGTCCGGCCTGCTCGCCGAAGGAACACCGACACCCGCTGCGCCGGAAACCCTCCTGGCCGCCACCACGCACGACGGAATCACCGTGCAACCGCTGTACACGGCGGGCCACGACTCCCCGGAAGCCGGATATCCCGGATCGGCTCCCTTCGTCCGGGGCAGCCGACCGGACGGCCGCGTCACCGAGGGCTGGGACATACGGCAGCGCCACACCGACCCGGACGCGACGGTGACGAACCGGGAAATCCTGGCGGACCTCTCGGGGGGCGCGGCCTCGGTGTGGTTGCGTCTGGGGCCATCCGGCGTGGCCGTGAACGACCTCGCCGATGCCTTGCACGGCGTGCATCTGGACATGGCCGGCGTCGTCCTGGAGGCCGGTGAGCGCTTCGGCGAAGCGGCCGAGACCCTGCTGAAGCTGGCCGCCGAGAACGGTGTGCAACCGAGTTCGCTGCGCGGGAACCTCGGCGCGGACCCGATCAGTGTGCACGCGCGCACCGGGCAAGCTCCGGACAACGCTCCCGCCATCGATCTGGCACGTCGCTGCGCCGAGTCCTACACCGGGGTGCACGCGATCACCGTGGACGGTCTGCCCTACCACGACGCGGGCGGTTCCGACACCGAGGAACTCGGCTGCACGATGGCGGCCGGAGTCACCTACCTGCGTCTGCTGACGGCACCCGCCCCGGCCGGGGCCGGGTTGGACATCGACACGGCTGCCGGACTGCTGGAGTTCCGCTACGCGGCCACCGTCGACCAGTTCCTCACGATCGCCAAGCTCCGCGCGGCACGCCGGATGTGGGAACGAGTGCTGCGCGCCTGCGGCGCCTCCGAGCACGCCCGCGCCCAGGCCCAGCACGCGGTTACCTCCTCGGCGATGCTCACGCAACGCGATCCCTGGGTGAACATGCTGCGCACGACGATCGCCGCCTTCGCGGCCGGAGCCGGTGGCGCTCAGGCAGTGACGGTGCAGCCCTTCGATGCCGCGATCGGGCTGCCGGACGGTTTCTCCCGGCGGATGGCCCGCAACACCCAGTCACTGCTGCTGGAGGAATCGCATCTGGCGCAGGTCATCGACCCGGCCGGTGGCTCCTACTACGTCGAGCAGCTCACCGACGACCTCGCCCGAACCGGGTGGGAGTGGTTCCAGCGCATCGAGGCGGCAGGCGGCATGTCGGCCGCGCTGGATTCGGGTCTGGTCGCCGACAAACTCGCGGCGACCTGGTCGCAACGGCAGGAATCGATCGCCGACCGCAGCGATCCGATCACCGGGGTCAGCGAGTTCCCGGACCTCGACGAGACACCACTGCGCCGCGAACCCGCACCGGAATCCGGTGACGAGCCGACGGCGCGGACTGCGCTGCCCCGCCACCGCTACGCCGAGGACTACGAGCGCCTGCGCGACGCCGCCGATAGGCACCTGGCCGATTCCGGCAGACGCCCCCGGGTTTTCCTGGCCACGCTCGGCTCGCTGGCCGCCTACAACGCCCGTGCCTCCTTCGCACGGAACCTGTTCGCAGCAGGCGGTATCGAAACACCGGAAGCCGGAGTCACCGAATCCACCCGGGACCTGGTGGACGCCTTCACCGAGGCGGAGACCTCGCTGGTGTGTCTGTGCTCCTCGGACAAGGTCTACGCCGAACGCGCGGAAGCCGCCGCCGAAACCCTCAAACAGGCCGGTGCGAGCGTGGTGCTGCTCGCGGGCGCTCCCCAGGACCCGCCGCCTGCCGGTGTGGACGGCTTCGTCCACAAGGGTGGCAACGCGCTGGAAATTTTGGCCGATATCCACCACAGGTGGGGATCAGCGAACGGAGCGAAGCAATGA
- a CDS encoding ZIP family metal transporter — protein sequence MSALMITAVAAGPVLAIPAGAGLAMWRPPRPWQASAVQHLAAGLLIGAVALELLAPVSRGSPWAAVLGVGAGLGAVLLLNALSERLRKRGQQSGGMGLAAVVTADLAIDGILLGVAASQDLRLGWLLAIGLVLEDFFTTLSLTISLLENTGRRKITLIAGGIAAGMVLGVVLGAMLAPVLSRFGYHVVLAFGAVALLFLVLEELMREAHQVEETPWATTTLFVGLLGFVLLHMLL from the coding sequence GTGTCGGCATTGATGATCACCGCGGTAGCCGCCGGTCCGGTCCTGGCCATCCCGGCCGGTGCCGGACTGGCCATGTGGCGCCCCCCGCGTCCGTGGCAGGCCAGCGCGGTCCAGCACCTGGCCGCCGGACTGCTCATCGGGGCCGTCGCCCTGGAGTTGCTCGCCCCCGTTTCGCGCGGGTCTCCCTGGGCCGCCGTGCTCGGGGTGGGCGCGGGACTGGGTGCGGTGCTGCTGCTCAACGCGCTCTCCGAACGATTGCGCAAGCGGGGGCAGCAGTCCGGCGGTATGGGCTTGGCCGCTGTGGTCACGGCCGACCTCGCCATCGACGGGATCCTCCTCGGCGTGGCGGCTTCGCAGGACCTCCGGCTGGGGTGGTTGCTGGCGATCGGCCTCGTCCTGGAGGACTTCTTCACCACGCTGTCGCTGACGATCAGCCTGTTGGAGAACACCGGAAGAAGGAAGATCACCCTGATCGCGGGAGGCATCGCGGCGGGGATGGTCCTCGGGGTTGTCCTCGGAGCAATGCTGGCCCCGGTGCTCTCCCGGTTCGGCTACCACGTCGTGCTGGCGTTCGGTGCCGTGGCACTGCTGTTCCTCGTCCTGGAGGAACTGATGCGCGAGGCGCACCAGGTCGAGGAAACGCCCTGGGCCACCACGACCCTGTTCGTCGGGTTACTCGGCTTCGTGCTCCTGCACATGCTCCTCTGA
- a CDS encoding gluconokinase — protein MSIHVMIMGVAGCGKTTVGKLLGERSGLEYAEADEFHPPANIAKMNSGQALTDEDRLPWLHRLSEWTGERRRAGVSTVLACSALKRSYRDILRVHAPDLRMVHLSGPADLVRSRMLSRGEHFMPAALLESQLRDLEPLQDDEDGTTLDLTLAPTDLVQRSLAWLAQQPADSTPS, from the coding sequence ATGTCGATCCACGTCATGATCATGGGTGTGGCAGGATGCGGCAAAACAACGGTCGGCAAGCTGCTGGGAGAGCGGAGCGGCCTGGAGTACGCGGAAGCGGACGAGTTCCATCCACCTGCCAACATCGCCAAGATGAACTCGGGGCAGGCACTCACCGACGAGGATCGCCTTCCGTGGCTACACCGGCTCTCGGAGTGGACGGGCGAACGTCGGCGTGCCGGTGTATCGACGGTGCTGGCGTGCTCGGCACTCAAACGTTCCTACCGCGACATCCTGCGCGTCCACGCCCCGGATCTGCGGATGGTGCACCTGTCCGGGCCTGCTGACCTGGTTCGATCCCGGATGCTCAGCCGGGGGGAGCATTTCATGCCCGCTGCACTCCTGGAGTCCCAACTGCGGGACCTCGAACCGTTGCAGGACGACGAGGACGGCACCACGCTGGACCTGACACTCGCACCGACCGATCTCGTGCAACGGTCACTCGCTTGGCTTGCACAGCAACCGGCCGACAGCACTCCGTCGTGA
- a CDS encoding universal stress protein — MAQRPPIVIVGVDGSDKSGHALRWAAEYTYRLSGVVHAITVWHQPVQFGYRVAVPDVELEKRARVSLDKVVDPVRAEFPQVDLKTRLLRGHVVDEFVGLTRQADLLVLGNQGHGALGGMMLGSVALKLVHSAHCPVTVVR, encoded by the coding sequence ATGGCGCAGCGTCCACCGATTGTCATCGTGGGCGTGGATGGCTCGGACAAGTCCGGACATGCACTGCGCTGGGCCGCGGAGTACACATACCGCCTCAGCGGTGTGGTCCATGCGATCACGGTGTGGCACCAGCCGGTCCAGTTCGGTTACCGAGTGGCCGTCCCCGACGTGGAGCTCGAAAAGCGTGCCCGGGTTTCCCTGGACAAGGTCGTCGATCCGGTACGTGCGGAGTTTCCCCAGGTGGACCTCAAGACAAGGCTGCTGCGCGGGCACGTGGTCGACGAATTCGTGGGGCTGACGCGTCAGGCCGACCTGCTGGTACTGGGCAACCAGGGGCATGGTGCTCTCGGTGGCATGATGCTCGGTTCGGTCGCGCTGAAACTCGTGCACAGCGCGCACTGTCCGGTGACCGTGGTGCGCTGA
- a CDS encoding FadR/GntR family transcriptional regulator: MVSMHHRTLHNRVLSVLGPAIVSGDYVPGDVLTLERIEQQFGVSRTVAREAVRVLQSMGLVVSRPRTGVTVSAETEWNVFDPQLIRWRMAGHGRDAQLRSLTELRAAVEPPAAALAAEHASPQQRSRLAELGPLMGETGRSGDLEAFLSLDIEFHRLVLVSSGNEMMAGLCEVIEEVLVGRTVHRLMPPQPEEKALRFHALVASSIVAGDADVARVAMHSIVTEVSAAVAEPPPRTPDSTEHDHG, translated from the coding sequence ATGGTCTCGATGCATCATCGAACCCTGCATAACCGTGTGCTGAGCGTGCTCGGCCCGGCGATCGTCAGTGGTGACTATGTTCCGGGGGATGTGCTGACCCTCGAACGGATCGAGCAGCAGTTCGGTGTTTCGCGCACCGTGGCTCGCGAGGCCGTGCGCGTCCTGCAGTCGATGGGCCTGGTGGTGAGCAGGCCCCGCACGGGTGTCACAGTCTCCGCGGAAACCGAGTGGAACGTCTTCGATCCGCAGCTCATCCGCTGGCGCATGGCGGGACACGGCCGTGACGCCCAACTGCGGTCGCTGACGGAACTGCGAGCTGCCGTGGAGCCGCCCGCTGCCGCCCTGGCCGCTGAGCACGCGTCGCCGCAGCAGCGTTCCCGACTGGCCGAGTTGGGTCCGCTGATGGGCGAGACCGGCCGCTCCGGGGACCTGGAAGCGTTTCTGTCGTTGGACATCGAGTTCCATCGCCTCGTGCTGGTGTCCTCGGGCAACGAGATGATGGCCGGATTGTGCGAGGTCATCGAGGAGGTGCTGGTGGGGCGCACGGTGCATCGCCTGATGCCGCCGCAGCCCGAGGAGAAAGCCCTGCGCTTCCACGCGCTGGTCGCCTCCTCGATCGTGGCCGGCGATGCGGATGTGGCCCGAGTGGCGATGCACAGCATCGTCACCGAGGTGAGCGCGGCCGTGGCGGAGCCACCGCCGCGCACTCCCGACTCCACGGAACACGATCACGGCTAA
- a CDS encoding DEAD/DEAH box helicase, which yields MTLTDQLPDTPDPAPDALLDTFMTWTSEQDIELYPAQEEALMEAVSGANVIVSTPTGSGKSLVAVGAHFTALATKQRSFYTAPIKALVSEKFFALVDVFGADNVGMLTGDSSVNAEAPIICCTAEILANIALRDGARAEVGQVIMDEFHFYAEPERGWAWQVPMLELPQAQFVLMSATLGDVSHFEKDLTRRTGRETAVVSSAERPVPLTFRYAMTPLHETIEELLGGNQAPIYVVYFNQASALEQAQALVSMNVASREQRGRIAEAIGDFRFTAGFGKTLSRLIRHGIGVHHAGMLPKYRRLVEQLAQAGLLKVICGTDTLGVGINVPIRTVLLTGLTKFDGTRTRHLKAREFHQVAGRAGRAGYDTAGYVVVQAPEHVIENEKALAKAGDDAKKRRKVVRKKPPEGFVSWSEKTFDKLVEAQPEPLTSSFHVTHAMLLNVVNRPGDAFAAMRHLLTDNHESRPAQRRHILRAIAIYRALLAAGVVERLDEPDEQGRTVRLTMDLQFDFALNQPLSPFALAAIELLDAESPSYAHDVLSIIESTLDDPRQVLSAQQYKARGEAVAQMKADGIEYEQRMEMLEDITYPRPLEEMLEAAYETYRRGHPWVAEHELSPKSVARDMSERAMNFVEFVNHYGLARSEGLVLRYLADVYKALHHTVPDDAKTEELGDLIEWLGELVRQVDSSLLDEWERLRNPSGEESAAPAPTADETWRVTANTRAFRVQVRNALFRRVQLAAQRRHEELGELDHESGFDADEWAEALDDYFDQHEEIGTGADARGPALLMINEDNDPWTARQIFDDPAGDRDWGISAEIDLAASDEAGTAVIRVTAVDQL from the coding sequence ATGACGCTTACCGACCAGCTCCCGGACACCCCCGATCCCGCCCCCGACGCCCTGCTCGACACCTTCATGACGTGGACGAGCGAGCAGGACATCGAGCTTTATCCGGCGCAGGAAGAAGCGCTGATGGAGGCCGTGTCCGGGGCCAACGTGATCGTGAGCACGCCGACCGGTTCCGGCAAGAGCCTCGTCGCCGTCGGTGCGCACTTCACGGCGCTGGCCACCAAGCAGCGCAGCTTCTACACCGCCCCGATCAAGGCGCTCGTCTCGGAGAAGTTCTTCGCGCTGGTCGACGTGTTCGGCGCCGACAACGTCGGAATGCTGACCGGCGACAGCAGCGTCAACGCCGAGGCCCCCATCATCTGCTGCACCGCCGAAATCCTGGCCAACATCGCACTGCGCGACGGTGCGCGAGCCGAGGTCGGCCAGGTCATCATGGACGAGTTCCACTTCTACGCCGAACCGGAACGCGGCTGGGCCTGGCAAGTGCCGATGCTGGAACTGCCCCAGGCCCAGTTCGTGCTCATGTCGGCCACCCTCGGCGATGTCAGCCACTTCGAGAAGGACCTGACGCGGCGCACGGGTAGGGAGACGGCCGTGGTCAGCTCCGCCGAGCGGCCGGTCCCGCTGACGTTCCGCTACGCCATGACTCCGCTGCACGAGACGATCGAGGAACTGCTCGGCGGGAACCAGGCACCGATCTACGTCGTGTACTTCAACCAGGCCTCGGCCCTGGAGCAGGCGCAGGCACTGGTGAGCATGAACGTCGCGAGCCGGGAGCAGCGTGGCCGGATCGCCGAGGCCATCGGGGACTTCCGCTTCACCGCCGGTTTCGGTAAGACTCTCTCGCGGCTGATCCGGCACGGCATCGGAGTGCACCACGCCGGGATGCTGCCGAAGTACCGACGCCTGGTCGAACAGCTCGCCCAGGCAGGGCTGCTCAAGGTCATCTGCGGCACCGACACTCTCGGCGTCGGCATCAACGTGCCCATCCGGACGGTGCTGCTGACCGGATTGACGAAGTTCGACGGCACGCGCACCCGGCATCTCAAGGCTCGGGAGTTCCATCAGGTCGCAGGTCGCGCGGGCCGTGCAGGCTACGACACGGCGGGCTACGTCGTGGTACAGGCGCCCGAGCACGTGATCGAGAACGAGAAGGCGCTGGCCAAGGCGGGCGACGACGCGAAGAAACGCCGCAAGGTGGTGCGCAAGAAACCTCCCGAGGGTTTCGTGTCCTGGAGCGAGAAAACCTTCGACAAGCTCGTCGAGGCACAGCCCGAACCGTTGACATCGAGCTTTCACGTCACGCACGCGATGCTGCTCAACGTGGTCAACCGGCCGGGTGACGCCTTTGCGGCGATGCGGCACCTGCTGACCGACAACCACGAGTCCCGGCCCGCCCAACGGCGGCACATCCTGCGGGCGATCGCGATCTACCGGGCTCTGCTGGCCGCCGGGGTCGTGGAACGCCTCGACGAGCCCGATGAGCAAGGACGCACGGTCCGGCTGACGATGGACCTGCAGTTCGACTTCGCGCTCAACCAGCCGCTGTCGCCGTTCGCTCTGGCCGCGATCGAACTGCTCGACGCGGAGTCGCCCTCCTATGCCCACGACGTGCTCTCGATCATCGAGTCGACATTGGACGATCCACGTCAGGTCCTGTCGGCCCAGCAGTACAAGGCCCGTGGCGAGGCGGTCGCGCAGATGAAGGCCGACGGCATCGAGTACGAGCAACGTATGGAGATGCTGGAGGACATCACCTATCCCCGGCCACTCGAGGAGATGCTGGAGGCGGCCTACGAAACCTACCGGCGGGGTCACCCGTGGGTTGCCGAGCACGAGCTGTCGCCGAAGTCCGTCGCGCGGGACATGTCCGAGCGGGCGATGAACTTCGTCGAGTTCGTCAACCACTACGGCCTGGCACGGTCGGAAGGGCTGGTGCTGCGGTACTTGGCCGACGTCTACAAGGCACTGCACCACACCGTGCCCGACGATGCCAAGACCGAGGAGCTCGGTGATCTCATCGAGTGGTTGGGCGAGCTGGTGCGCCAGGTCGACTCCAGCCTGCTCGACGAGTGGGAACGCCTGCGCAATCCCTCCGGGGAGGAATCCGCTGCCCCGGCACCGACCGCCGACGAGACGTGGCGGGTGACCGCGAACACCCGCGCATTCCGGGTGCAGGTGCGTAACGCGCTGTTCCGGCGCGTTCAGCTTGCCGCCCAGCGCCGTCACGAGGAGCTCGGCGAACTCGACCACGAAAGCGGTTTCGATGCCGACGAGTGGGCGGAGGCGCTGGACGACTACTTCGACCAGCACGAGGAGATCGGCACCGGTGCCGACGCGCGAGGCCCTGCGCTGCTGATGATCAACGAGGACAACGACCCGTGGACCGCGCGGCAGATCTTCGACGATCCGGCCGGGGATCGCGACTGGGGTATCAGCGCCGAGATCGACCTCGCCGCCTCCGACGAGGCGGGCACGGCGGTCATCCGGGTGACCGCCGTCGACCAGCTGTAG
- the scpA gene encoding methylmalonyl-CoA mutase, which yields MTRNDQVPGFAEIPLDDPIGSGDREQWDSAVQAATGTESDALTWETPEGIDLKPLYTAADTEELDFPRTYPGIAPYLRGPYSTMYVNQPWTVRQYAGFSTASESNAFYRRNLAAGQKGLSVAFDLATHRGYDSDHPRVGGDVGMAGVAIDSLYDMRQLFDGIPLDRMSVSMTMNGAVLPVLALFIVAAEEQGVPPEKLAGTIQNDILKEFMVRNTYIYPPQPSMRIISDIFSYTSQKMPKFNSISISGYHIQEAGATADLELAYTLADGLDYIRAGRQAGLDIDSFAPRLSFFWGIGMHFGMEVAKLRAARLLWAELVGRFEPQDPKSLSLRTHSQTSGWSLTAQDAFNNVARTCVEAMAATQGHTQSLHTNALDEALALPTDFSARIARNTQLVLQQESGTTRVIDPWGGSHYIERLTQDLAERAWTHITEVEEAGGMAQAIDAGIPKLRIEEAAARTQARIDSGRQPLIGVNKYQPDAEEADGAPDVRKVDNTAVREEQLDKLRRLREERNDEACTAALARLTAAAEASVDGNRPDDLDHNLLTLAVDAARAKATVGEISDALEKVFGRHSGQIRTISGVYTDEAGPSDNIEGARALVDGFAEAEGRRPRILVAKMGQDGHDRGQKVIATAFADLGFDVDVGPLFQTPAEVAQQAAESDVHIVGVSSLAAGHLTLVPALREQLREVGREDITIVVGGVIPPADHDALYAAGASAVFGPGTVIADAAHGLLRRLHSQAGHDAEQG from the coding sequence ATGACACGCAACGACCAGGTCCCCGGTTTCGCCGAAATCCCCCTCGACGATCCGATCGGCTCGGGTGACCGCGAGCAGTGGGACAGCGCCGTGCAAGCGGCTACCGGCACGGAATCCGACGCGCTCACCTGGGAAACTCCGGAGGGCATCGACCTCAAGCCGCTGTACACCGCCGCCGACACCGAAGAGCTGGACTTCCCGCGCACGTATCCGGGTATCGCGCCCTACCTGCGGGGGCCGTACTCGACGATGTACGTCAACCAACCGTGGACGGTGCGTCAGTACGCCGGGTTCTCCACAGCGAGCGAATCCAACGCCTTCTACCGCCGCAACCTCGCCGCCGGCCAGAAGGGGCTGTCGGTGGCCTTCGATCTGGCCACCCACCGCGGCTACGACTCCGACCACCCGCGTGTCGGCGGTGACGTCGGCATGGCCGGGGTGGCCATCGACTCCCTCTACGACATGCGCCAGCTGTTCGACGGTATCCCGCTGGACCGCATGAGCGTGTCGATGACCATGAACGGCGCCGTCCTGCCGGTGCTGGCGCTGTTCATCGTCGCCGCCGAGGAACAGGGCGTACCACCGGAGAAACTCGCCGGGACCATCCAGAACGACATCCTCAAGGAGTTCATGGTCCGCAACACCTATATTTACCCTCCGCAGCCGTCGATGCGGATCATCTCCGACATCTTCTCCTACACCTCGCAGAAGATGCCGAAGTTCAACTCCATCTCGATCTCCGGCTACCACATCCAGGAAGCCGGGGCCACCGCCGATCTCGAACTCGCCTACACCCTGGCCGACGGCCTCGACTACATCCGCGCCGGTCGGCAGGCGGGTCTGGACATCGATTCCTTCGCTCCCCGACTCTCGTTCTTCTGGGGCATCGGGATGCACTTCGGCATGGAGGTCGCCAAACTCCGTGCCGCCCGGCTGCTGTGGGCCGAGCTCGTCGGCCGATTCGAGCCACAGGACCCGAAGTCGCTGTCGCTGCGCACCCACTCGCAGACCTCCGGTTGGTCGTTGACCGCACAGGACGCCTTCAACAACGTCGCCCGTACCTGCGTGGAGGCGATGGCCGCCACCCAGGGGCACACCCAGTCGCTGCACACCAACGCCCTCGACGAGGCACTGGCGCTGCCGACCGACTTCTCCGCCCGGATCGCCCGCAACACGCAACTCGTGCTGCAACAGGAGTCCGGTACCACGCGGGTCATCGACCCGTGGGGAGGCAGCCACTACATCGAGCGGCTCACCCAGGACCTCGCCGAACGCGCCTGGACCCACATCACCGAGGTCGAAGAGGCCGGCGGGATGGCCCAGGCCATCGACGCGGGTATCCCCAAACTGCGGATCGAGGAGGCCGCCGCGCGCACGCAGGCCCGCATCGACTCCGGGCGGCAGCCACTGATCGGCGTCAACAAGTACCAGCCCGACGCCGAAGAGGCCGACGGGGCGCCCGATGTGCGCAAGGTCGACAACACCGCCGTGCGCGAGGAGCAACTCGACAAGCTGCGGCGACTGCGGGAAGAACGCAATGACGAGGCCTGCACGGCCGCGCTGGCCCGGCTCACCGCCGCAGCCGAGGCCAGTGTGGACGGAAACCGCCCCGACGATCTGGACCACAACCTTCTGACGCTGGCCGTCGACGCCGCGCGCGCCAAGGCCACCGTCGGGGAGATCTCCGATGCGCTGGAGAAGGTCTTCGGGCGTCACTCCGGCCAGATCCGTACGATTTCCGGGGTGTACACCGACGAAGCGGGCCCCTCGGACAACATCGAGGGTGCCCGCGCCCTGGTGGACGGGTTCGCCGAGGCCGAAGGTCGCCGTCCGCGCATCCTCGTGGCCAAGATGGGCCAGGACGGTCACGACCGGGGACAGAAAGTCATCGCCACCGCCTTCGCCGATCTCGGATTCGACGTCGACGTCGGTCCGCTGTTCCAGACTCCGGCCGAGGTCGCCCAGCAGGCAGCGGAATCCGATGTCCACATCGTCGGTGTGTCCAGCCTGGCTGCCGGGCACCTCACTCTGGTGCCCGCGCTGCGTGAGCAGCTGCGCGAGGTAGGCCGGGAGGACATCACGATCGTCGTCGGTGGTGTCATCCCCCCTGCCGATCACGACGCGCTGTACGCAGCGGGAGCCTCCGCCGTGTTCGGGCCCGGTACCGTCATCGCCGACGCCGCACACGGCCTCCTGCGTCGGCTCCACTCCCAAGCCGGTCACGACGCCGAGCAGGGCTGA